GCGTCGTACTCGACGGTGCCGCAATTGCCACTGGCTAGATTCATGTAGTGAAGTTCCCAACCCGCTGCGCATAGCCGGAGTAAAGTTCCTGCCATGAGGAACTCAATGTCATCGTGGTGGGCGGCAATGGCAAAGACCGTCGGCATATGAGGCCAAATTAGAGGCAGGGGGCTAGAATTCTGAATTTACCAATCAAATCTATTTAGGAGCCCTATTTGATAGTTGATTGCAATTCGAATAGCAATTTACTATCTACCGCCTGTTTC
The genomic region above belongs to Pirellulales bacterium and contains:
- a CDS encoding PIG-L family deacetylase; translated protein: MPTVFAIAAHHDDIEFLMAGTLLRLCAAGWELHYMNLASGNCGTVEYDA